TGGAGAAGTACAAAACCCAGTTCGATGGGCAGTGGAAGGAACAGCAGGCAAAGGCTAGGATTGATTGGGAGGGAGAAGAGGACAAAGAACGCGCTGGTGCTTGGAATGCATTGGACACCTACTTCAAACAAACACCCATTACCCAGGATGAAAAGCCGGAAGCAGTGGAAGTGTCAGTGGAAGCAGATCTGGAAAAACACGGTCTGCCTAAGCTAATTGGTGTCTTGGATCTGGTAAGGGCTGGGGGCAGGATCGTAGACTTCAAAACCTGCGGTCAAACCCCTCATCCCGAAATGGTCCGGC
Above is a genomic segment from Verrucomicrobiota bacterium containing:
- a CDS encoding PD-(D/E)XK nuclease family protein — encoded protein: MIALLEPPRTPEPNNDRLEELVKTVSASRLNLWNNCRLKFYFRYVLQISKPKTAALFVGSLVHAVLQSWSMARWKKEPFDLEKYKTQFDGQWKEQQAKARIDWEGEEDKERAGAWNALDTYFKQTPITQDEKPEAVEVSVEADLEKHGLPKLIGVLDLVRAGGRIVDFKTCGQTPHPEMVR